A single region of the Streptomyces sp. AM 4-1-1 genome encodes:
- the bldC gene encoding developmental transcriptional regulator BldC → MTARTPDAEPLLTPAEVATMFRVDPKTVTRWAKAGKLTSIRTLGGHRRYREAEVRALLAGIPQQRSEA, encoded by the coding sequence ATGACCGCTCGCACCCCTGATGCCGAGCCGCTGCTGACCCCGGCTGAGGTTGCCACGATGTTCCGCGTGGACCCGAAGACGGTCACCCGCTGGGCCAAAGCAGGCAAGCTCACGTCCATCCGCACGCTCGGTGGGCATCGCCGGTACCGCGAGGCAGAGGTCCGCGCACTGCTTGCGGGTATTCCGCAGCAGCGCAGCGAGGCCTGA
- a CDS encoding DUF6274 family protein yields MTASTARHETRALLRAHLAAASGYRHLTRHCPICHRLMRLAMEPVGPVRPLIIRTPPPAPPTPPRPPEAPAERTGRPPGDVSGDSAPIGRSDSAERSRSSGEPAGPRGHAGATGPAGPTEKRLDGVTRVT; encoded by the coding sequence TTGACGGCGTCCACGGCGAGGCACGAGACCCGCGCACTGCTGCGGGCGCATCTGGCGGCGGCTTCGGGCTATCGGCACCTCACCCGGCACTGCCCGATCTGCCACCGCCTCATGCGGCTCGCCATGGAGCCTGTGGGGCCCGTACGGCCGTTGATCATCCGTACACCGCCTCCCGCGCCTCCTACGCCCCCCAGGCCGCCCGAGGCGCCCGCAGAACGCACAGGGCGGCCCCCAGGGGACGTCTCCGGCGACTCCGCGCCCATCGGCCGGTCGGACTCCGCCGAGCGCTCCCGTTCCTCCGGGGAGCCGGCAGGGCCGAGGGGGCACGCGGGGGCGACAGGGCCGGCAGGACCGACAGAGAAGCGCCTTGATGGTGTGACGCGAGTCACTTGA